A stretch of Besnoitia besnoiti strain Bb-Ger1 chromosome Unknown contig00015, whole genome shotgun sequence DNA encodes these proteins:
- a CDS encoding uncharacterized protein (encoded by transcript BESB_028800), with amino-acid sequence MASRAAFAPRKAEAEGAPAPPPPSLQPPRDPPSSSPPLCASFSGGGFASPAESSFPSSTTSLSSVAPLTLAAAPAPASLGASSSSSSASFGLSTRSTFRQLLAQVEQQLASLTELSCSVRTRGFGTASCALSLEDAQETFETLRSDTFSSLDRADRLLRQLRVASAAVTSSPSSSASSVCSPAQLRHFSDLLLSLKTESHSACDAISVALERAALLHGPSESCGLAAAGAREKKSKEEEADEEGEASAAVFYAREAGSLRESNRMISSILQAGSNALYALKKQRGVVGRMRGKVSELSARDVTAISGLLGKIEWQGKKQRIILALVFAACVCLSLMWVMRGHVSAVEPGE; translated from the coding sequence ATGGCCTCGCGGGCAGCCTTTGCGCCACGAAAGGCCGAGGCTGAAGGtgctcccgcgcctcctcctccttcgttGCAGCCACCCCGAGatcctccttcctcttcgcctccgctgtgcGCGAGTTTTTCTGGGGGTggcttcgcgtcgcccgctgaGAGCTCCTTCCCGTCTTCCACAACTTCGCTGTCgagcgtcgcgccgctgacgcttgctgccgcgccggcgccggcctcgttaggggcttcttcctcctcttcttccgcttctttcgGCCTCTCCACGCGCTCGACGTTTCGCCAGCTTCTGGCACAAGttgagcagcagctcgcgtcGTTGACAGAGCTGAGTtgcagtgtacgtacacgcGGTTTCGGGACCGCCTCTTGTGCGCTTTCCCTCGAAGACGCCCAGGAGACATTCGAGACTCTGCGCAGCGACACATTTTCCTCCCTAGACCGCGCAGACCGGCTCCTCCGCCAACTGAGAGTCGCGTCGGCCGCGGTCacgtcctcgccgtcttcgtcggcgtcgtcaGTCTGCTCGCCCGCCCAGCTGCGGCACTTTTCGGACCTGCTTCTGTCGCTGAAAACAGAATCTCACTCCGCGTGCGACGCGATTTCCGTGGCGCTCGAGCGAGCTGCACTGCTGCATGGGCCCTCAGAGTCGTGTGGGctggccgccgcaggcgcgcgggagaaaaaaagcaaagaggaggaggcggatgAAGAGGGTgaagcgtctgcggcggtgtTTTACGCGCGGGAGGCCGGCAGCTTGCGTGAGAGCAACCGCATGATTTCCTCGATTCTCCAAGCGGGGTCCAACGCCCTCTACGCCCTGAAGAAacagcgcggcgtcgtcggaAGAATGCGAGGGAAAGTGAGCGAATTGAGCGCTCGAGACGTCACTGCGATTTCAGGACTCCTTGGAAAAATAGAGTGGCAAGGAAAGAAGCAGCGAATAatcctcgcgctcgtcttcgccgcctgtgtctgcctctccctcaTGTGGGTCATGAGAGGccacgtctccgccgtcgaaCCCGGCGAGTGA